One Vicia villosa cultivar HV-30 ecotype Madison, WI unplaced genomic scaffold, Vvil1.0 ctg.000912F_1_1, whole genome shotgun sequence genomic region harbors:
- the LOC131632210 gene encoding uncharacterized protein LOC131632210 produces MLVGSRPIITIKSDSLWWRDLILVGVMEREYFIWFSNNIYCKIGNGHSIEFWREGWLGTSSLGIMFPLIFTCASDLKLKVVDMEEWMENKWIWNVKLVESKHLQEEEESKQDIFLSILHNVQLKQQVDDSFVWWRNKNVFSVKGSYQTIEELSNVDVQVKESIILHMDPRWLTNAPNKILIFRWRLLLNQLPTKSPFATRGIINGNHNTMCPLCFGVEETISNIYKWLDIFIQPELDLVVNNLNNFRTNLKDSVKKNFQLVIWLAVCWTI; encoded by the coding sequence ATGCTTGTTGGTAGTAGGCCGATTATTACCATTAAATCTGACTCTCTATGGTGGAGGGATTTGATTTTAGTAGGTGTTATGGAAAGGGAATATTTTATTTGGTTCTCAAACAACATTTATTGTAAAATTGGCAATGGGCATTCAATTGAATTTTGGAGAGAGGGATGGCTTGGAACATCTTCCCTAGGCATTATGTTTCCACTCATATTCACATGTGCATCAGATTTGAAGCTCAAAGTTGTAGACATGGAGGAGTGGATGGAGAATAAGTGGATTTGGAATGTGAAGTTGGTGGAGAGTAAGCATCTTCAGGAAGAAGAAGAGTCGAAACAGGATATCTTTCTTTCCATTTTGCATAACGTGCAACTAAAGCAGCAAGTGGACGATTCATTCGTTTGGTGGAGGAACAAGAACGTATTCTCGGTAAAAGGAAGCTATCAAACCATAGAAGAACTTTCTAATGTTGATGTACAGGTGAAGGAGAGTATTATTCTTCATATGGATCCGCGTTGGCTTACGAATGCTCCTAACAAAATTCTCATCTTTAGGTGGAGGCTATTGCTGAATCAATTGCCAACTAAATCACCCTTCGCTACTAGAGGGATCATCAATGGAAACCACAACACGATGTGTCCTCTTTGTTTTGGTGTTGAAGAAACTATCTCCAATATATATAAGTGGTTGGATATATTTATTCAACCTGAGTTGGATCTAGTAGTCAATAATTTGAACAACTTTAGAACTAACCTTAAAGATAGTGTGAAAAAGAATTTCCAGTTGGTAATTTGGCTCGCAGTTTGTTGGACAATTTAG